The genomic segment cctgtggaaccagctcccaatttggattagggagacagacaccctctctacttttaagattaggcttaaaactttcctttttgctaaagcttatagttagggctggatcaggtgaccctaaaccatcccttagttatgctgctatagacttagactgctggggggttcccatgatgcactgagtgtttctttctctttttgctctgtatgcaccactctgcatttaatcattagtgattgatctctgctttcttccacagcatgtctttttcctgattctctcccctcagccccaaccagtcccagcagaagactgcccctccctgagcctggttctgctggaggtttcttcctgttaaaagggagtttttccttcccactttcgccaagtgcttgctcacggtgggtcgttttgaccgttggggtttttctgtaactattgtatggcttttgccttacaatataaagcgccttggggcaactgtttgttgtgattgggcgctatataaataaaattgatttgatttgattcctgcTATGGAATCTGTAGATAAGCACGGGCACCAATGGACCTCAAGGTCAAAATACGTgttaattcattaattcattcattttataataatataatacttttgtcatttttgttatttaaaacaaaatctcacaAGCTCTAAGATGGTCATTGCGCAAGTATCTTTAATTGTAACAACTGTGTGTATAATTACATAATGTTTCACTGAATCAAAAACAGTATCAAGCAGTAAGCAAACAAGACATGAGACCACATTTTGGTTGAAAAATTGAAAGGTTTATTATGATTCATTGTTCAGGGGCTAGCACTGAACTCCACTGCAAATATGGAATGTTTTGAGGGGTAACAAAAATGCAGCACTTGAAGGCATCATGAAAACATCCTTCCACATTTCTGTGTGGGAAATTTAAATCAACTTAGCAAAATAAAAtggaacaaacaaacagtcaGATAGTGTTCATTTGGGGCTACATCATGTTTTCTGCTCTCTAATTCACTTTGTCTAGTGTATTTGTGAGACTAAATTCATTCCATATGTGCTTGTGTGCTCTAAATatgtatatgtgcatgtgtgcCTTCCCATCTAAAGCTTCTTGTGTTTGCACATATATATTCTAAATACATGCTTCCTACATCTTTTACAGAATAAATATATAAGGCACGAGTGTAAATGTTAGACACCATCATAAATGTGCAGTCTCAGACCTGATGCTTGACatttttggaaaagcacacacacgCAAAAAAAAAATGAGCATTGCGCATTTAGTTGACCTCAATACTTTTGATGCGAACATCCCCACCAAAGTTGAAGTAATTGTACTTGTTTGCACCGATGCGGTTGGGGAAGTTTACTTGGGAGCCATCTGAGAAATCCAAATGGAATTCTGCTGGAGTGAATGTAATTGCGATCTGGCAGGTCGAGGAAGAGGAGTAATTTGGCATGGAGAGAGAAAATAAGCAGATAAAGTTTAAGACAGAAATACTGCTGCAAATCCATGTACAATCATGTCAGAACAGAGATTGTGTCACCTTGAATTTCTCTCCTTGTTTGAAAGGAAAGCCGCCCTCACGGAACTCCTCGCACCAGCTGCCTCCCTGGAAGCTGTTGCATACAGTGACATACTCATCTCCGTGGGCATTGAAGCGAGGGTTGATATGAATTGCAATATCCGTCTCATTCGGACCGATATTCAGTGAAAAGCTGTAAAACACAAAGAAATCAGCAGTATTTTCAGGAGAACACAAAATACTGATGTGGCAGTTCAAGAGAGCAGGGAGCTGAGTGGTATAAGGGGTTGGCTtttcaatatgtagacctggattggGGCCCTTGGGGGGCCTTTAATTCGGGATCACAGATTTGATAACCTGGCAGAACTTATGAACTTCACATTACAGACATCCTACTTCTTGTATTACAACAGTGGGCATAAACTATGGTATAAAAATGGAATTTGTTAGGTATGGAGTGAGGGGATCCCTTCTCAGGGCTAgctaatctctgtactcgcaaagtgagagctgtgttcaggtcctTGGCAGAAAGTTGGACTcctttccagtggaggttggccttcgccagggccgcaccttgtcaccaatcctgtttgtaatattcatggacaggatattgaggcatagtcaggggagaagggtcttcagtttggtggactGAGGGTcttgtcactgctttttgcagataatgTGGTCCTTTCAGGCATCATCAACCGGTGACCTCCaaaactcactggattggtttgcagccaagtgcagagcagctgggatgaggatcagcacctctaaatctgaggccatggttctcagcaggaatccGATAGAtggcctactccgggtagggaatacggtcttgcctaaaatgaaggagttcaagtacctcggggtcttgttcacaagtgaggggacaatggagcgtgagattggccggagaatcggcgcagcagggactGTTTTGCATTCACTCTtccttcctactctcacctatgatcatgaaggTTGGGGGGCATGACCGAAAAAACTagaagatcgtgggtacaagcggctgaaatgggtttcctcaggagggtggatggggtctctcttagagataaggtgaggagctcagtcatccatgaggagctcggagtagagccactgctcctttgcattaaaaggagccagctgaagtgttccaggcacatccagcttgaaggagaccttggggaagacccaggactaggtggagagattatatttccacaaTGGCCtgagaatgcctcgggatcccccagtctgaggtggtTAATGTGTTATGGGAAAAGAAAGTTTGTTTTCCCttagttgaaaatgagtgaggttTCCACCACAACAAATGTATTTGTTCAAAGCAGGTCTGAACTACAGGTCATGCTTGGTGTTATCAGTACTTACTTTGTGGCATCAGGATTGGGAACTCCAATTACAGTCAGGGTCTGTCCGACCTTGAAGGACATATTCTTCACGACCATTCCCTGTACAAACAGACAGGTAGAGGATTGTGCTATAGTGAATCGCTGCGTGATAATATGACTGGACGTTACCTAGATCCCTCTATTATTACAGCTGCAGGGGAAAAAAGCACACAAGATAGCCTCAATCTCCTGGAAAAGCCTCACAGCATTCTTGCGATTTGTGAGGCACATGTTTCCAATTAAATACACTCCTTGACAAACTGCTCAAAAATTCCATTGCACTCCTGTcctagtttttttttaagttgaaattTGGCAGGGAACAGActgaaaatgcttttaaaaaatgaccaggGAGGCTGTTAGGGTGAGTAATATTCTAGTGCAGTGGAAACGTTCTGGTGGTTTGCTACTGTACATGTGGCAAAGGAACTCAGAGATGAGTCACAATTACAAAAATTCTGCTTGAGCAAAAGATCTTGTGAAACACATGTCACAACTGCTCAACACTTGATCAATTTACATCATGTAACCGTCGCTATGGAGAAAAGTACAAGTAGTGCATCCAGCACATGAAAACTGTGTCTCTCTACAGAAACGGTCAAAAAGAAATTATTTGATGTAAATGATTTATGTTCTTCTAcgctctccgctcttctactgatacaaggttgaaatcgtttcttttatcttaataaactgtgctttacttttgttaatctttaacccTTCTGTAACcactactggcctctactggtggttggctctcactgcgatattgtatcacttcctgttccggagcacagcggcgtttttctg from the Thalassophryne amazonica chromosome 16, fThaAma1.1, whole genome shotgun sequence genome contains:
- the LOC117528019 gene encoding beta-galactoside-binding lectin-like, producing MCLTNRKNAVTSSHIITQRFTIAQSSTCLFVQGMVVKNMSFKVGQTLTVIGVPNPDATNFSLNIGPNETDIAIHINPRFNAHGDEYVTVCNSFQGGSWCEEFREGGFPFKQGEKFKIAITFTPAEFHLDFSDGSQVNFPNRIGANKYNYFNFGGDVRIKSIEVN